The following are from one region of the Dreissena polymorpha isolate Duluth1 chromosome 2, UMN_Dpol_1.0, whole genome shotgun sequence genome:
- the LOC127867738 gene encoding tetraspanin-7-like, translating to MAKNPLSCGSQCNRVTLIILNIIFLLCGIALFVVGLIFRFGGDSLKKDVRAFFSDIDIIGYDFYDLVEAIAIIFIVMGAIIIGFSLLGFIGAACYVRWVLIFYAVLVFIILALELAGVILFFIVRKDMEKALRVGMEESIKKANEGQKDFKDAAEYMFLTFDCCHVTDKRLNYTDGNTSNDQCSTSKTEYGVDCYDSFTTLLKRYQGALVGVCIGVMCIQLMIIILACCLCRAFEKRNAQLV from the exons CTCTGCGGTATCGCCTTGTTCGTCGTGGGCCTCATCTTCCGGTTTGGCGGCGACTCGCTTAAGAAGGATGTCCGGGCCTTCTTTTCGGACATCGACATAATTGGCTACGACTTTTACGATCTCGTGGAGGCCATTGCCATTATCTTCATCGTTATGGGGGCCATCATCATTGGCTTTTCGCTCCTAGGCTTCATTGGCGCCGCCTGTTACGTCCGCTGGGTTCTGATCTTC TACGCAGTTCTTGTCTTCATCATCCTTGCTCTGGAACTGGCCGGCGTGATTCTGTTCTTCATTGTCAGGAAAGAC ATGGAAAAGGCGCTGAGGGTAGGCATGGAAGAATCCATTAAGAAGGCTAACGAGGGTCAGAAAGATTTCAAGGATGCCGCTGAGTATATGTTCCTCACG ttCGACTGTTGTCATGTTACGGATAAAAGACTTAATTATACTGATGGGAATACATCAAACGATCAGTGCAGCACCTCTAAAACAGAATACGGCGTG GACTGCTACGATTCGTTCACCACCCTACTGAAGCGTTACCAAGGTGCGCTGGTTGGCGTCTGCATTGGTGTCATGTGCATCCAG TTGATGATCATCATATTGGCATGCTGCCTGTGTCGTGCCTTCGAGAAGCGAAACGCACAGCTTGTGTAA